One Bythopirellula goksoeyrii genomic window, TTCATGGCTAGATGATTATGTTCAGAATGCGAAGACCAATTGAGATACGCTAGAACTCCTATTCCAAAGGCGATTAGCAGTGAAGCAGCCAACACCAGTCGTTGTTGCGGAAGATAATCGGGCAGATGTCGTGCGATTCTTTTCCAAGACGTTGTTGGTGTATCGAGTTTCGACTGCAATTCTGCCCATAATTGCTCCGGCACCGGTGGATCAATTAGTCGTCTGGATAAGCCCGACAACCGCACGTAAGATGCCAGCTCTTCTGTACAGGTAGGGCACTTGGCCAGGTGAGCCGCAACTTGCGCAGCATCCTCTTGTGACAGCTCGCTGTCGTGATATGCGGAAAGTCGATCATAGACCTTAGAGCAATTCAAGTTATGGCTCCCAACCCAGTTGAGCAAGATGAAGTTTGAGTTCCTGACGAGCACGATTTAAGCGGGAGCCGACCGTTCCCTCAGGAATCTCTAGCGCATCCGCTATCTCTCGATACGACAACCCTTCCACTTCGCGGAGCAGAAAGGCAGATCTCAATTCTGGATCCAACTGCCCGAGCGCCCGCTCTAATAATTCTTTGTCATCCATATTCTCGCGGCTAGTTACAGAACGGTCCATCGGTTCCTGTTCCAGAGGCTCAAATTGCCGTCGCTTCCTCTTGCGAAGGTGCTGCAAGGCTTCGTTCACAGCCACTCGATACATCCAGGTGCCAATTTGGGATTTGCCAGAAAACTGGCTAATCTTACGAAACGCCTGAAGAAACACTTGCTGAGTGACATCTGCGGCATCCTGAATGCCTACCATACGGACCACCAAGCGATACACATTCTGATGCGTTACGTCGTAAAGGCGACGTTGCGCAATTGGATCACCTTGTTGGCAAGCATCCGCGACTGCTGTAGCTTCTTGCATATCAGCCCACGCGAGCATTCCTTCATCGCTTTTAGATGCGGAAAGAGGTTCAGTTCTTCGCGTGGTGGCAAATTTCATGAGGATTGTCTCCCGAAGTAAGGAAGTAAGGAAGACATAAGTTCTTACGTACCTGAAACCGTTCGTGGATCAATTGCTCCCGGATGAGCCCACTTCTCCTAGTTTACCCTCTGTGGAGGTAGGAAACAGGTGGCTTATGCTTTGGTTGGCTGATTGCCGAGAAAAACTGCTCCCTATCTGGTTTCTCCCGGCTTTTCGCCGCATTGAGAAGGCGGTTTTGGCAACTAGGTTTTTGTTTTTAGGCCGTGAAGAAATCGTATCGACTCCGCATCTAAGAGGGCATAAGCGGGTGAGTCCGTCAACCTGATGGAACTGACATACCGCCACCGAAACAATTGCTTGGATCGTGTAGTCCTTATAGTAAGGGCTTCAAAGGCCGAGCATATTTTGAGGAGAGTTAGTGCCATGTTACGTCAAAGAAGAATAGTAGTCAGCTTATTTACTTTGGTTGCCGTGCTGGCAGCCTCATCATCCGTATTTGCTCAGCGAGATCGGATTGAACAGCGCACACGCCCTACGGGTCAAATAGGGTCTTGGTCCAACCAGCGGGCATCGCGTAGCGTGCAACACGCTCGTAACTACTCGCGAGACATCTACCGCTATTCCCGAGACGCCAAATCCATGGAGCCAGCGGTAGCCAAATCCCAGTCCGAAGAATTGGGTAGAAACATTACCAAGGCACAGCAGGAATTGGTCACTGTCCAGAAGGAAGTCGGTAGCGACCCCGCTGCTGTCTCAGCATTGAAATCAATCAACGAGCACCTCGCAGCCGCAGTGAAGCATCATAAGATGCTTCACGAAGAATGCTGCAAGGACTCAGTGGATGGCTCAATCTGCATGAATTGCTGCAATACGATTATTCTGGAATTGGACAAAGCCCAGGCAGAGCACGATGCTCTAATGCGTTCGATGGAAATGAAAGAGAAACCCTCGAACTGATTCTTGCGACCGTACGCAGTCTGAAATGGTTACTAGTGACGTTGGACGCATCATCGACTCTCCATCTGGATGAGTCGATGTTGTCTAGTTGATTAGTTTTGCAGCGAGTCTGGTGCGACAAGTCTCTTTGGCCAAACGAATGCCCTAACTTCGTGGGTCCTCCTGGTATTGGTAGCAATTGACAAAATTCCCAGACAAATTCGATTTTGTGAGATGAAATTGTATTTGCCACGCATCTAATTTTACTACCTTTGTCTCCTTGATGTGCGAATGGTACTAGGTGAGTTTGCTCTCGCCTGCGTTCGCATCTCAATGACTTTGTCCCCCCCGTCCCAAAAAAAAGGATTTATGAAATGACAATTCTACGATCTCACTTAATGTTGACCCTGGCCATAGCGTTGTTTGTCAACGGTTTGGGTTCAAGTTCCCTCTTGGCCGACGATTCACCTAGCCATGGAACGTCTACCAATCACGATCACGACGCAATGAAGATGGAAAAGAAAATTACGGATGCACTTGCTTCCCTTTCGCCTGAGGATCGCAAGCAAGCTGAGGCACAACGGTTTTGTCCAATCATGCAGTACAGTCGGCTTGGTTCAATGGGCGCCCCGCTGAAAGTTACGGTTGCAGGACAGCAAGTTTTCGTGTGCTGCGAGGGATGTGTCGAAGACGCCATTGCAGGAGGCCAAGAGACTCTCAAGACTGCTCAGAAACTGACGGACGTCTCGGCTAATTTGGCGAAACTACCTGCCAATGAGCGGGCAGCAGCCGAGGCTCAGAAATTCTGTGCCGTTGCCAACAAGAACCTCCTCGGAGCGATGGGTGAGCCAGTCAAGTTGAAAATCAATGGCAAGCCAGTCTACCTATGCTGTAAAGGATGCACTGGCAAAGCACAAGCGAATCCAGCCGCCACGCTTGCTAAAGTTGAAGTGCTTAAGAAGGCCGGTATGAAAGCAGGCCACGATCACAGTGACCACAATCATGAACGCGATCATAACAACTGATCTCCTATAAGCACGCCGACTTGCTAGGCCACACCATGTGGTCTCGATGTCAAACGGATAAGCGACCCCAGTCCGGAACGGTAAAAGATATTTTCTTCGATTCCGGACTGGTCGCTTTGAGAATCGAAAGTCACGGCCATATTCGTTAATCGAGGAACCATCTCCAGTTTGAGGGTTGCCGATCAACTGAAAGCATTTACTCGAAAACCCAGCCAAGCATCGGTGTAGGTTGAAAATCCGCGCGAGCACAAGTCGATGCTTAGCACTGTTTGGCTGGCAGAGGCACGAACAGAATAGAAGAAGTATCATGCCAGACCTTACCACTTTCGCCAAGCACGTGCAGGATGTATTGAGCGACGCCTTTCGAGAACCGCATTGGACGCCAGAGGAATTAGAAAGGTATATGGCCGAAGTCGAATTGCGGCGAGTAGCCTTCGAAAACCTGGCCGATCAGCTAAACCAGACCGTCGTAAGACCTCGGCTGGAGATCCTAGCCAAGCAGTTTCCGAACACCGCGTTGCTGGAAGAGCAACAGTCACACCAGTCGAGTTGCACTTTCGAGTATTGCGACCGATTTCCCGCTTTCGCAACTATCGAATTCTCCATTGAACACGACATGCGATTTGAAACTCTATTCGTGCATTTGCGATGCCGCATTGTACCGGTGTTTGTGAAGTTTGTTGAGCAGGACAACCTGCCGTTGCCATCGGATTCAGTGGAGGAGGAAGAAGTGGCTGACTGGGTGGAAGAACGTCTCTTGGAATTTCTCGATACCTACATGCAACTCGATGCTGAGAGTGATTCAGAAGAGGAGCTGACAACAGATCCTGTTTGTGGAATGAAGATACTCCACTCTGCTGCCGCTGGGACTGAGTCTTACTACGGACATCCCTATTACTTTTGTTCCAAGGGCTGTTTGACAAAGTTTCAAGACGACCCAGAGCAATACGCTCAAATTAAGACAATTTAGCGAAACCATGTATGAGACTTGCCGAGTCTTTCCAACTTCAAGAATTAACCGTCTGGAAACGATCTCACAGGTGACAAATGGAAAAACAACATAACTTCTGAGCAGCCTAACCGTTGTGGGTGATCGACCCTGATGTAGCAACACCTAGAAAAATAAATGAATGACAGGATATATATTCAGAAATTACTGACTACTATTGTGATGGCTACCATGGTCTTTATGTCAACTAACACGCAAGGTCAAGGTACAGAATCGCAGGAGGCAATTATCAATGCGTATTCTGAAAACGTGCAAGTACGCTATGCCCGCGCAATTTTACGCTTAACTGAAGTGGAGTTGCAAATTGCGCTCACTGGAAATGAAAAGATTGCGAATTTGTATTCTGCCCGGACTGTAGAGCGACTTCGCAACAGTGTGGCCTATGCACAAGAGATGCTTCGTTACGAGACAGATCGTGGAGCGAATGACTCACACAAGCTGCATTTGCAAGAAGTTATGGGAGCGTTGGCACTGGCAGAGTCCGACCTGGCGGCTGCGGTGGCGGCTAATGAACAGACCCCCGGCTCCGTCAATGATTTGGAGATTATGAGGCTGCGTGCGGCTACTGAGGTAGCTCGGTTAGCCTTGGAAAAGGCTCGCGATCCTGACGTGACGGAATCCCCCATGGACCATCTACAGTGGCAATTAGACCGAATGCGTTTTGAACTTACACGCCTGTATGTGTTGTTAGATAAGGTCTCGACTCGAAACTAATTCGCTTCAATGGAAGCGTCACGGCTACCAACGTCCAAAACCAAAGGCATCAGTGGACGAGTGGCCAATCGGTTCATAAATATTGAGAGGACAAAGCAATGGAAACGTTTGCGAAAAACATCGGCATTTCCCGCACAATAGTTTACTTGGTCCTGAGCTTGCCCATAGTCGGCAATATGGAGACAACGAGCAATGCCAAGCAATCGGAAGAAGATCATCCATCTCACCAATCCCATTCTGCAAATGAGTCGTCATCGCCAGAGGATGATGCATCTCTTTTGGAGCAGTTTCAAAAACTACAAGGCAAGATTGCCGCCCTCGAAGCAGCCCTAAAGCAAAACCACCAGGCGACGTCACCTCCCGCCCAAGGTGGAATGTCGATGGGCAATATGCAAAACAATTCCGAGCCGAACATGGCGATGATGCAAAAGGGACAAATGGCAACGATGTCAGACAGACAGTCGATGCAATCAGGCCAAGGGATGGGCATGGGAAACATGGGCAAGGGAATGTCAGGAATGGACGCGGGAGGCATGGGTATGATGTCGGGCATGGGTTCGATGCAGTCCGGCCAAGGCATGGGTGGCATGGGTATGGGCGGCATGGGCATGATGGGAGGCGAAGGGATGGCAATGATGGGTCGCATGCCTGGGATGGGGCAGATGCAAATGCCTTCGGCTCTTCCCGGTTTTCCTGGTGCTTCGCACATCTACCATGTCGGGTCATCAAACTTTTTTCTCGACCACATGCAGCACATCGAACCGTCGCAAGACCAGCAAACTAAACTGAATCAAATCAAGCAACAGACCTTAATGAGTCAAGCCACCTACGACCGTTCGATTGCTGAGGCAGAGCAAGATTTGTGGGGGCTTACCAGCGCGGAATTTCCCAGTGCGGCGGAGATTGAGGCAAAAATCCGCGAGATTGAGAAACTGCAGAGTGACAAGCGGATCGCCTTCATCCGCGCCGTCGGAGAAGCGGCCCAAGTGCTATCAGACGAGCAACGACAAGCTTTGGTTGGGGTATTGCCGTTAGAACATACGACGACGGGCAACACTAACCAGCACTAAAGCAGAAACGGGTACGACTATTAAGGCGAAGAGCATCGAAGTCGTAATCGCGTTCTCCCACGCAGACTCCGGAAGAACGCGTATCGCGAAATGACTTGTTAATCACTTTCATTGGTACACGTAAGGAGCAAATCTGATGTCGAAAGTAAAAGCAAAACTAACTCAGTTCAGTTGCCATGCACCTGATGCCAGCGCGGTGTTTCTGGCTGGCACATTCAATGACTGGCAAACCGATGCGACTCCATTGGCAAACGTCGACCAAGGCAATTGGAAAGTGCAAATGGAGTTGGCACCTGGTCACTACGAATACAAGTTCTTTGTGGACGGCCAGTGGTGCTGCGAGCCGGGTTGTCAGCCCTTAGAGGCATGTCCGAAATGCGTATCGAATTCCTTCGGCACGATGAACCGATTCATGGACATCGAATAATTCTTCTTTTACACAACAGACCCTCAAAGAAGACACAAAGTACTCACGAATTTCAGTCAGACACGTATTCAACTCTTAACCAAGAGAAAAGGAGCTTCCGATGAAAAAGCCACTTACCAGCGTAGCCAGTCTCGGTTCGGTTCTTGCGATCTTATTGGCAGTGTCCTGGTCCGTTACGGTCCAAGGGGCGGATGAAGATCACGGTGCGAACTCAGGCCAGCATGTCATGCACATGAA contains:
- a CDS encoding periplasmic heavy metal sensor — protein: METFAKNIGISRTIVYLVLSLPIVGNMETTSNAKQSEEDHPSHQSHSANESSSPEDDASLLEQFQKLQGKIAALEAALKQNHQATSPPAQGGMSMGNMQNNSEPNMAMMQKGQMATMSDRQSMQSGQGMGMGNMGKGMSGMDAGGMGMMSGMGSMQSGQGMGGMGMGGMGMMGGEGMAMMGRMPGMGQMQMPSALPGFPGASHIYHVGSSNFFLDHMQHIEPSQDQQTKLNQIKQQTLMSQATYDRSIAEAEQDLWGLTSAEFPSAAEIEAKIREIEKLQSDKRIAFIRAVGEAAQVLSDEQRQALVGVLPLEHTTTGNTNQH
- a CDS encoding glycogen-binding domain-containing protein, which codes for MSKVKAKLTQFSCHAPDASAVFLAGTFNDWQTDATPLANVDQGNWKVQMELAPGHYEYKFFVDGQWCCEPGCQPLEACPKCVSNSFGTMNRFMDIE
- a CDS encoding YHS domain-containing protein, whose translation is MPDLTTFAKHVQDVLSDAFREPHWTPEELERYMAEVELRRVAFENLADQLNQTVVRPRLEILAKQFPNTALLEEQQSHQSSCTFEYCDRFPAFATIEFSIEHDMRFETLFVHLRCRIVPVFVKFVEQDNLPLPSDSVEEEEVADWVEERLLEFLDTYMQLDAESDSEEELTTDPVCGMKILHSAAAGTESYYGHPYYFCSKGCLTKFQDDPEQYAQIKTI
- a CDS encoding RNA polymerase sigma factor encodes the protein MKFATTRRTEPLSASKSDEGMLAWADMQEATAVADACQQGDPIAQRRLYDVTHQNVYRLVVRMVGIQDAADVTQQVFLQAFRKISQFSGKSQIGTWMYRVAVNEALQHLRKRKRRQFEPLEQEPMDRSVTSRENMDDKELLERALGQLDPELRSAFLLREVEGLSYREIADALEIPEGTVGSRLNRARQELKLHLAQLGWEP